In a single window of the Pseudomonas sp. B21-015 genome:
- a CDS encoding glutamine synthetase → MGNALRLSLLSLSLLIAVDAWGQIPSLAKCTRSANLLACVDADGNAYSVNTVGSTIYLRGFEVAGKRYWAQTNSRYGQLTFFTGIASDGEAWVGYNRRVGWTTINRFSSSGGSSGKFTCSRMTGC, encoded by the coding sequence ATGGGAAACGCCCTGAGACTCTCGCTGTTGAGTCTTTCGCTACTGATCGCGGTCGATGCCTGGGGACAAATCCCCAGCCTGGCCAAATGCACCCGCAGCGCCAATCTGCTGGCCTGCGTGGATGCCGACGGCAATGCCTACAGCGTTAACACCGTCGGTAGCACGATCTACTTGCGCGGCTTTGAAGTGGCCGGTAAACGCTATTGGGCGCAAACCAATAGCCGTTACGGGCAACTGACGTTCTTTACCGGCATCGCGTCCGATGGCGAAGCGTGGGTCGGCTACAACCGCCGGGTTGGCTGGACAACCATCAATCGGTTCTCCAGCTCCGGCGGCAGCAGTGGCAAGTTCACGTGTAGCCGGATGACCGGCTGCTAG
- a CDS encoding DUF3617 domain-containing protein: MNVRLLGLAMALGLALPVAAQAQMLQPGLWELTSSNMKVDDQNLPDLQLILGQIQSQMTPEQRAQLEKQGITMGGKGIRSCLTPEQVKSDNIPLTDPQSGCKQEITERTGNQWKFRFSCPKAQGAGVATFLSDREFTTKVNGTFNATGIQQKGSLDTRAVWLGQDCGTVKPRA; the protein is encoded by the coding sequence ATGAACGTTCGTCTGCTGGGTTTGGCCATGGCGCTTGGTTTGGCACTTCCTGTGGCCGCTCAGGCGCAAATGCTGCAACCGGGTTTATGGGAATTGACCTCAAGCAACATGAAGGTCGATGACCAGAACCTGCCCGATCTTCAACTGATTCTCGGCCAGATACAGAGTCAGATGACCCCTGAACAGCGCGCGCAGCTGGAGAAGCAGGGCATCACCATGGGTGGCAAAGGGATTCGGTCCTGCCTGACTCCTGAGCAGGTGAAGAGCGACAACATTCCATTGACGGACCCACAATCGGGCTGCAAGCAGGAAATCACCGAGCGTACCGGCAACCAGTGGAAATTCCGTTTCAGTTGTCCGAAAGCGCAAGGTGCGGGTGTCGCCACGTTCCTCAGCGATCGTGAGTTCACCACCAAGGTCAATGGCACCTTCAACGCCACCGGCATTCAGCAGAAGGGTAGCCTCGATACTCGTGCTGTGTGGTTGGGTCAGGATTGCGGGACTGTGAAGCCAAGGGCCTAA
- a CDS encoding metal ABC transporter substrate-binding protein: MRALLVLFSLMLSMSLSAAEKLQVVTSFSILADMTHQVGGDHIQITNMVGPDADAHTYEPTPDDAKALLKARLIIKNGLGFEPWLDRLVTSTETKAPVISASHGVIPRSLDEDGETIPDPHAWHNLANTELYISNITKALIAADPANKADYEHNSQAYLKKIYALLAEAKAKLGSLPPGNRKIVTSHDAFGYLGQAYGIDFMAPQGLSTEREPSAAEVAALITQIRQAKVKAVFMENIKDARLLKQIADESGAHIGGTLYSDALAAAGPASTFTGLFEYNLNTLYDALSKP, from the coding sequence ATGCGCGCTTTACTCGTGCTGTTCAGTTTGATGCTGTCGATGTCGTTGTCTGCCGCGGAAAAACTCCAGGTAGTCACCAGCTTCAGCATCCTCGCCGACATGACTCATCAGGTTGGCGGCGATCATATTCAGATCACCAACATGGTCGGCCCGGACGCCGATGCCCACACCTACGAGCCGACTCCGGACGATGCGAAGGCATTGCTCAAGGCCAGGCTGATCATCAAGAACGGACTGGGTTTCGAGCCATGGCTGGACCGTCTGGTGACCAGCACCGAGACCAAAGCTCCGGTAATCAGCGCCAGCCATGGTGTTATTCCGCGCTCGCTGGATGAAGATGGCGAAACCATCCCGGACCCACACGCCTGGCACAACCTGGCGAACACCGAGTTGTACATCAGCAACATCACCAAAGCGCTGATCGCCGCCGACCCTGCCAATAAAGCCGACTACGAACACAACAGCCAGGCCTACCTGAAAAAGATCTACGCCCTGCTCGCCGAGGCCAAAGCCAAGCTGGGTTCGCTTCCGCCGGGTAATCGCAAAATCGTGACCTCCCATGACGCCTTCGGCTATCTCGGTCAGGCTTACGGCATCGACTTCATGGCGCCTCAAGGTCTGTCCACAGAACGCGAACCTTCGGCCGCCGAGGTCGCTGCGCTGATCACTCAGATCCGTCAGGCCAAGGTCAAAGCGGTGTTCATGGAGAACATCAAAGACGCACGCCTGCTCAAGCAAATCGCGGATGAAAGCGGCGCGCATATCGGCGGCACGTTGTACTCCGATGCCCTCGCAGCAGCCGGCCCGGCCAGCACCTTCACCGGGCTGTTCGAATACAACCTCAACACCTTGTACGACGCGTTGAGCAAGCCATGA
- a CDS encoding DUF3301 domain-containing protein, producing the protein MLTLGNIFVLMLLASGGAWLWHNHGLRERALERVQQHCAKLRIELLDGNVALKKIAFIKDANGRRRLARVYDFEFTVTGETRHTGTITQFGAHSAQIELAPYPMPFDDTPPVVDIAKPSAEVIELSQWRQEHTKWRP; encoded by the coding sequence ATGCTGACCCTCGGAAATATCTTCGTGCTGATGCTGCTCGCCTCCGGTGGCGCGTGGTTGTGGCACAACCACGGCTTGCGCGAACGTGCGCTGGAGCGGGTTCAGCAGCATTGCGCCAAGCTACGGATCGAGTTGCTGGACGGCAACGTAGCCTTGAAAAAGATCGCATTCATTAAAGATGCCAACGGCCGTCGGCGCCTGGCCCGTGTGTATGACTTTGAGTTCACCGTGACCGGCGAAACCCGCCACACCGGCACCATCACCCAGTTCGGCGCCCATAGCGCACAGATCGAGCTCGCGCCCTACCCGATGCCGTTCGACGATACACCGCCAGTGGTCGATATCGCGAAGCCCAGCGCCGAGGTGATTGAGTTGAGCCAGTGGCGGCAAGAACACACCAAGTGGCGGCCTTGA
- a CDS encoding metal ABC transporter permease: MIAAAQLWQPFHEFVFMRRALLGGLVLACSTAPLGVFLILRRMSLIGDAVAHGILPGAALGFWFAGLSLPALTIGGLGAGLSMAGLAAWITRRTGLREDASLAAIYPISLASGVLILGIAGKRLDLLHLLFGSALAVDGPTLTGMLWVSGFSLIAMLLIYKPLLLDTLDPLFLQTVSRLGPLAHGVFLTLVVLNLVIGFQAIGALMVVGLMMLPAAASRFWSRRLPVLMGIAALLGCLSVWFGLLLSFYYSLPSGPAIVLVAGGLYLLSVVFGPVHGLLRRPPLLTSQ, from the coding sequence ATGATCGCTGCCGCTCAGCTTTGGCAACCGTTCCACGAGTTCGTGTTCATGCGCCGGGCACTGCTCGGTGGCTTGGTTCTGGCATGCAGCACCGCCCCGCTTGGGGTGTTTCTGATCCTGCGGCGCATGAGCCTGATCGGCGACGCGGTGGCTCACGGCATCTTGCCAGGTGCCGCATTGGGCTTCTGGTTCGCCGGATTGAGCCTGCCCGCGCTGACCATCGGCGGCCTCGGTGCCGGCCTGAGCATGGCCGGCCTGGCCGCCTGGATCACCCGCCGTACTGGCCTGCGGGAAGACGCCAGCCTGGCCGCGATCTACCCGATATCGCTGGCTAGCGGCGTGTTGATCCTCGGCATCGCCGGCAAGCGGCTGGACCTGTTGCACCTGCTGTTTGGCTCGGCGCTGGCGGTAGATGGTCCGACGTTGACCGGCATGCTTTGGGTCTCGGGCTTCAGCCTGATCGCCATGCTCCTCATCTACAAACCATTGTTGCTGGACACCCTCGACCCGCTCTTTCTACAAACCGTCAGCCGCCTCGGGCCACTGGCTCACGGGGTATTTCTGACCCTGGTGGTGCTGAACCTGGTGATTGGCTTCCAGGCCATCGGCGCGCTGATGGTGGTCGGCTTGATGATGTTGCCGGCCGCCGCTTCTCGCTTCTGGAGTCGCCGCTTGCCGGTACTGATGGGCATCGCTGCGCTGCTCGGCTGTCTCTCGGTCTGGTTCGGATTATTGCTGTCGTTCTACTACTCGCTGCCCAGCGGCCCGGCGATCGTGCTGGTGGCTGGTGGTTTGTATCTGCTGTCCGTGGTGTTCGGTCCGGTGCACGGTTTGCTGCGCCGCCCGCCTTTGCTCACATCCCAATGA
- a CDS encoding metal ABC transporter ATP-binding protein: MIQCQALRWGAPGQPLTPSVDFQLPKGSLTAVIGANGSGKSSLLKVIAGLQKPLTGKVIIDVPRKGGLSFLPQQQHLDRQFPISLQELVAAGFWGSKQAPEIRSRRLKSALEDWCLTGLEHRPLMALSGGELQRALLARLSLAEAPLLLLDEPHAALDELGQALLWKHIHAWHADGRTLVVVCHDLAAVRQHIPQALSIKSSGCVLGPSTDLIRQQHQTQVA; the protein is encoded by the coding sequence ATGATCCAATGCCAAGCCTTGCGCTGGGGAGCTCCCGGTCAACCGCTCACTCCGTCGGTGGATTTCCAATTACCCAAAGGAAGTCTGACCGCCGTCATCGGTGCCAACGGTTCGGGTAAAAGCAGCCTGCTAAAAGTCATCGCCGGTCTGCAAAAGCCTCTGACCGGAAAAGTCATCATTGATGTTCCACGCAAAGGCGGCCTTTCGTTCCTGCCTCAGCAACAACACCTGGACCGGCAATTCCCCATCAGTCTGCAAGAGTTGGTGGCTGCCGGGTTCTGGGGCAGCAAACAAGCTCCGGAGATACGCAGCCGGCGCCTCAAGTCTGCGCTGGAAGACTGGTGTCTGACAGGCTTGGAGCATCGCCCATTGATGGCCCTCTCCGGAGGCGAATTGCAGCGCGCCCTGCTCGCCCGGCTAAGCCTCGCCGAAGCGCCCTTGCTGCTGCTCGACGAACCCCACGCCGCCCTCGACGAGCTTGGTCAGGCGCTGCTCTGGAAACACATCCACGCCTGGCATGCCGACGGCCGAACCCTGGTCGTGGTGTGTCATGACCTGGCGGCCGTGCGCCAACACATCCCACAAGCCCTATCGATCAAAAGCAGCGGCTGCGTCCTCGGCCCGAGCACCGATCTGATTCGCCAACAACACCAGACGCAGGTGGCCTGA
- a CDS encoding NADH:ubiquinone oxidoreductase, with the protein MRLMGWSLLLALTSGEALAQACVVHSTAERLDVKVCQQNRNIPEKLFADGFCKPNLPGQKVEVQYVDQCPTGAFGVCNNAQVANMPYRQDIHYYGVATDAAYLKPFCEAQSQGTWLKP; encoded by the coding sequence ATGCGGTTGATGGGATGGTCGTTGCTTCTGGCGCTCACATCGGGCGAAGCGCTGGCCCAGGCCTGCGTGGTGCACAGTACGGCTGAGCGGCTCGACGTGAAGGTTTGCCAGCAAAACCGTAACATCCCGGAAAAACTGTTCGCCGACGGATTCTGCAAGCCGAACCTTCCCGGACAGAAAGTCGAGGTGCAGTACGTCGACCAATGCCCCACTGGCGCATTCGGGGTGTGCAACAACGCTCAAGTCGCCAATATGCCTTACCGGCAGGATATTCACTATTACGGCGTGGCTACCGACGCGGCGTATTTGAAACCGTTTTGCGAAGCCCAGAGCCAGGGAACCTGGCTCAAACCTTGA
- the zigA gene encoding zinc metallochaperone GTPase ZigA yields MPNRLPVTVLSGFLGAGKSTLLNYVLRNRDNLRVAVIVNDMSEINIDGSEVQRDVSLNRAEEKLVEMSNGCICCTLREDLLEEVSKLAKDGRFDYLLIESTGISEPLPVAETFTFRDEAGQSLADIARLDTMVTVVDGMNFLLDYQAAESLASRGETLGEEDERSITDLLIEQIEFADVILISKIDLISSSERQELIAILERLNAQAEIIPMVMGEVPLRKILNTGRFDFEKAAQAPGWLQELRGEHVPETEEYGIASTAYRARRPFHPQRFFSFIDRPWVNGKLLRSKGFFWLASKHMDAGSWSQAGGLMRHGFAGRWWRFVPKNQWPQDEESTAGIMENWTAATGDCRQELVFIGQNIDFAQLTAELDNCLLTDAEMALGVEGWRLLPDPFGPWHEEAAA; encoded by the coding sequence ATGCCCAATCGTCTCCCCGTGACCGTCCTGTCGGGCTTTCTCGGCGCCGGAAAAAGTACACTGCTTAATTACGTACTACGTAATCGCGATAATTTGCGGGTCGCGGTGATCGTCAACGACATGAGCGAGATCAATATCGATGGCAGTGAAGTTCAGCGTGATGTCAGCCTGAACCGTGCCGAAGAAAAACTCGTGGAAATGAGCAACGGCTGCATTTGCTGCACCTTGAGGGAAGATTTGCTCGAAGAGGTCAGCAAACTCGCCAAGGACGGTCGTTTCGATTATCTGTTGATCGAATCCACGGGCATCTCAGAGCCGCTTCCCGTGGCGGAAACCTTCACGTTTCGCGATGAAGCAGGGCAGAGCCTGGCCGACATTGCGCGGCTCGACACCATGGTCACCGTGGTCGACGGCATGAACTTCCTGCTCGACTATCAGGCCGCCGAAAGCCTCGCTTCCCGTGGCGAAACCCTGGGCGAGGAGGACGAACGCTCGATCACCGACCTGTTGATCGAGCAAATCGAGTTCGCTGACGTGATCCTGATCAGCAAGATCGATTTGATCAGCAGCAGCGAACGCCAGGAGTTGATCGCGATCCTTGAACGGCTCAATGCCCAGGCGGAAATCATTCCGATGGTCATGGGCGAAGTGCCGCTCAGGAAAATCCTCAACACCGGCCGCTTCGACTTCGAAAAGGCCGCTCAGGCGCCAGGATGGTTACAGGAATTGCGCGGTGAACACGTGCCGGAAACCGAGGAATACGGTATCGCCTCCACGGCTTATCGGGCGCGGCGACCGTTTCATCCGCAGCGCTTCTTCAGCTTCATTGACCGTCCGTGGGTGAACGGCAAACTGCTGCGTTCCAAGGGCTTTTTCTGGCTGGCCAGCAAACACATGGATGCCGGCAGCTGGTCCCAGGCCGGCGGCTTGATGCGCCACGGCTTTGCCGGGCGCTGGTGGCGTTTCGTGCCGAAAAATCAGTGGCCGCAAGACGAAGAAAGCACCGCCGGGATCATGGAAAACTGGACGGCCGCCACCGGCGATTGCCGTCAGGAACTGGTGTTTATCGGCCAGAACATCGACTTTGCGCAACTCACCGCCGAACTCGATAACTGTCTGCTGACGGATGCTGAAATGGCCTTGGGTGTCGAGGGCTGGCGGTTGCTGCCTGATCCGTTCGGCCCTTGGCATGAAGAGGCGGCTGCCTGA
- a CDS encoding N-acetylmuramoyl-L-alanine amidase, with product MHRRHLLNLILASAAFALPFGASATQIRNARLWRSDDKLRLVFDLSGPVQYKTFSLSAPERLIIDLSGANLSGDFSQLVLSNTVIRAIRSGHFGQGDTRIVLDLSGPVQLNSFLLPPQDGQGHRLVLDLKTATPLQIAAAPAEKREPVTDKSHPKRDIVVVVDPGHGGKDPGAVGAKGEREKDVVLSIAQLLAKRLKREKGFDVKLVRNDDFFVPLRKRVEIARKHNADMFISVHADAAPRLTASGASVYCLSEGGATSATARFMAQRENGADLLGATSLLNLKDKDPMLAGVILDMSMNATIAASLQLGSTVLGSLAGITTLHQKRVEQAGFAVLKSPDVPSILVETGFISNARDSQRLVTARHQQAVADGLFEGLQRYFQKNPPMNSYIAWQQEQKKTQA from the coding sequence ATGCACAGACGTCACTTGCTCAACCTGATTCTGGCCAGCGCGGCCTTCGCTTTACCCTTTGGTGCGTCGGCCACGCAAATTCGCAATGCACGACTGTGGCGTTCCGACGACAAGCTGCGACTGGTGTTCGATCTGAGCGGGCCGGTGCAGTACAAGACGTTTTCCCTGAGTGCTCCAGAGCGGCTGATCATCGATCTGAGTGGCGCCAACCTAAGTGGCGACTTCAGTCAGTTGGTGCTCAGCAACACGGTGATTCGCGCGATCCGTTCCGGACATTTCGGCCAGGGCGATACGCGGATCGTCCTCGACCTCAGCGGCCCGGTGCAACTCAACAGTTTCCTGCTGCCGCCGCAGGATGGGCAGGGGCATCGATTGGTGCTCGATCTGAAGACTGCTACGCCGCTACAGATCGCAGCGGCGCCGGCGGAGAAACGCGAACCCGTCACCGACAAGTCTCACCCCAAGCGCGACATCGTCGTGGTGGTCGACCCTGGTCATGGCGGCAAAGACCCGGGCGCGGTCGGTGCCAAAGGTGAGCGGGAAAAAGACGTGGTGCTCTCGATCGCCCAATTGCTGGCCAAGCGGCTGAAGCGCGAGAAGGGCTTCGACGTGAAACTGGTGCGCAACGACGACTTCTTCGTCCCGCTACGCAAACGGGTGGAGATCGCCCGCAAGCACAATGCCGACATGTTCATCTCGGTTCATGCGGACGCGGCGCCGCGTCTCACCGCTTCAGGTGCGTCGGTGTACTGCCTGTCCGAAGGCGGCGCGACCTCGGCCACGGCGCGCTTCATGGCGCAACGGGAGAACGGTGCGGACCTGTTGGGCGCCACCAGCTTGCTCAATCTCAAGGACAAGGATCCGATGCTCGCCGGGGTGATTCTCGACATGTCGATGAACGCCACTATCGCCGCCAGTTTGCAACTGGGCAGCACCGTGCTCGGCAGCCTGGCGGGCATCACCACGCTGCATCAGAAGCGCGTGGAACAAGCGGGATTCGCTGTATTGAAGTCGCCGGATGTGCCGTCGATTCTGGTGGAAACCGGCTTCATCTCAAACGCCCGCGACAGTCAGCGACTGGTGACTGCCCGCCATCAGCAAGCCGTGGCAGATGGTTTGTTCGAAGGTTTGCAGCGCTATTTTCAGAAGAACCCACCGATGAACAGCTACATCGCCTGGCAGCAGGAACAGAAAAAAACGCAGGCCTAG
- the folE2 gene encoding GTP cyclohydrolase FolE2 has protein sequence MNALTLPDIAAQASRQALPLDWVGMCGIALPVSFDGQRLSAKADAGVSLDDGEARGIHMSRLYLALEMLEQENLSPALLRRVLQSFLETHEGLSHNAYLKIHTDLLLKRPALVSPLAGWKTYPVSIEARLKNKMFHVELKIDVPYSSTCPCSAALSRQLIQQQFVDDFANQPLQHADVLAWLGSTKGIVATPHSQRSNAQLQLRLHDYLDDLPLIAAINDAEAALGTAVQTAVKRADEQAFALANGQNLMFCEDAARRLNLALKRSPGINAFHVRVVHAESLHAHDAVAESRWNWEAA, from the coding sequence ATGAATGCGCTGACTCTGCCGGATATCGCCGCGCAGGCCTCACGCCAAGCCCTGCCACTCGATTGGGTGGGCATGTGCGGCATTGCTCTTCCTGTTTCATTCGATGGCCAGCGACTGAGTGCAAAGGCCGACGCTGGTGTTAGCCTCGACGATGGAGAGGCGCGCGGCATTCATATGTCGCGGCTGTATCTGGCGTTGGAAATGCTTGAGCAGGAAAACCTTTCACCCGCGTTGTTGCGGCGAGTCTTGCAGAGTTTTCTAGAGACTCATGAAGGACTTTCCCACAACGCTTACCTAAAAATTCATACCGATCTGCTGCTCAAAAGACCCGCACTCGTCAGTCCGTTGGCCGGTTGGAAAACTTATCCGGTGAGCATCGAAGCGCGTTTGAAAAACAAGATGTTCCACGTGGAACTTAAAATCGACGTTCCTTATTCCTCAACCTGCCCGTGCTCAGCAGCACTTTCGAGGCAGTTGATTCAGCAGCAATTCGTTGATGACTTCGCCAATCAACCATTGCAACACGCAGACGTTCTGGCTTGGCTCGGCTCCACGAAAGGCATCGTCGCGACGCCGCATAGCCAACGCAGCAACGCGCAATTGCAGCTGCGTCTGCACGACTATCTGGATGACCTGCCGCTGATCGCCGCGATCAACGACGCGGAAGCGGCCCTCGGCACCGCTGTGCAAACCGCCGTGAAACGCGCCGACGAACAAGCTTTCGCCCTCGCCAACGGTCAGAACCTGATGTTCTGCGAAGACGCCGCCCGACGCTTGAATCTGGCCCTGAAACGCTCCCCGGGCATCAACGCCTTTCATGTGCGAGTCGTTCACGCCGAAAGTCTTCATGCCCACGATGCTGTCGCTGAAAGTCGCTGGAATTGGGAGGCCGCATGA
- a CDS encoding DapH/DapD/GlmU-related protein, translating into MIRKNPSGDLPLIAESAYVDKTAIICGKVVIGENVFVGPYAVIRADEVDDSGEMEPITIGANSNIQDGVVIHSKSGAAVTIGEYSSIAHRSIVHGPCTVGNRVFIGFNSVLFNCAVGDGCVVRHNSVVDGRDLPEAFYVPSTTRIGPNTDLSQFPPVSVSASEFSEDVARTNVDLVRGYKALQNEF; encoded by the coding sequence ATGATCCGCAAGAATCCCTCAGGCGATCTGCCGTTGATTGCGGAGTCCGCGTATGTAGATAAAACCGCAATCATCTGCGGCAAAGTGGTGATTGGCGAGAACGTCTTCGTCGGCCCCTACGCGGTGATTCGCGCCGACGAAGTGGATGACTCGGGCGAGATGGAGCCGATCACCATCGGCGCCAATTCGAACATCCAGGATGGCGTGGTGATCCACTCCAAGTCTGGCGCGGCGGTGACCATCGGCGAGTACAGCTCCATCGCCCACCGCTCCATCGTCCATGGCCCCTGCACCGTCGGCAATCGCGTGTTCATCGGTTTCAACAGCGTGCTGTTCAACTGCGCGGTTGGTGACGGCTGCGTGGTGCGGCACAACTCGGTGGTCGATGGTCGTGACTTGCCTGAAGCCTTCTACGTGCCCTCCACCACGCGCATCGGTCCCAACACTGACCTGTCGCAGTTCCCACCGGTGAGCGTCAGCGCCTCGGAGTTTTCCGAAGACGTGGCACGCACCAACGTTGATTTAGTCCGTGGCTACAAAGCCCTTCAGAACGAGTTCTGA
- a CDS encoding DUF1826 domain-containing protein translates to MLAPSLKRRSVIGQVQGDTPKALTGILDDGVNLGLWQRQLPAHIADFGRLLLSLNEPLAESLSLEMPSEDAEPNLHGLASGFSDLEGYEGFISDVSWLVSAFACLLGAQRIGLRLRVLDKAMCPRFHVDHVPVRLITTYAGIGSQWLKEGAMDRRQLGKPDAEPQDDSLIQQIASGEVALLKGEKWHGNEGFGLIHRSPQPAPGERRLILTLDWLS, encoded by the coding sequence ATGTTGGCGCCCAGTCTGAAGCGGCGATCGGTCATTGGTCAGGTTCAAGGTGATACGCCCAAAGCGCTGACCGGGATTCTGGATGACGGCGTAAACCTCGGCCTCTGGCAACGCCAACTGCCGGCACACATTGCCGATTTCGGTCGCTTGCTGTTGTCCCTGAACGAACCGCTGGCCGAGTCGCTTTCCCTGGAAATGCCCAGTGAGGACGCCGAACCCAATCTCCACGGTTTAGCCTCAGGCTTCAGCGATCTGGAAGGCTACGAAGGCTTCATCTCCGACGTTTCCTGGCTGGTCAGCGCTTTCGCCTGCCTATTGGGCGCCCAGCGCATCGGCCTGCGCCTGCGGGTTCTGGACAAAGCCATGTGCCCGCGTTTCCACGTCGATCATGTGCCGGTGCGGTTGATCACCACCTACGCAGGTATTGGCAGCCAGTGGCTGAAGGAAGGGGCGATGGATCGCCGGCAATTAGGCAAACCGGACGCCGAACCGCAGGACGACTCGCTGATCCAGCAGATCGCCAGTGGCGAAGTGGCGCTGCTCAAAGGAGAGAAGTGGCACGGCAACGAAGGCTTCGGTCTGATCCACCGCTCACCGCAGCCGGCACCGGGCGAGCGCCGTTTGATCCTGACCCTCGACTGGTTGAGCTAG
- a CDS encoding GTP-binding protein: MLQNIPTHVIAGPLGAGKTSLIKHLLAQRPAGERWAVLINEFGQIGLDAALLTQDADGIALGEVAGGCLCCVNGAPFQIGLGRLLRKARPDRLFIEPSGLGHPAQLLKQLSEAPWRGVLAVQPCVLVLDAQALAAGKPLPAAQQHALDSAGLLLLNKAESLDDSDRQRIAAQLPTRPLYWTQQAVLPLSELPGLKAQAVAGLDNFIVPKGLSQMPAIWTDPTLPICLSQAQEGGWSIGWRWHPGQIFDAVLIGKWLERLEWRRAKLVIHSVEGWISANALDNSLLDWQPSEWRRDSRIELIFSEPQAVEVLQEGLAGCRVQAN; this comes from the coding sequence ATGTTGCAGAACATTCCGACCCACGTCATTGCCGGCCCGCTGGGTGCCGGCAAGACCAGCCTGATCAAGCACCTGCTGGCGCAACGGCCGGCCGGTGAGCGCTGGGCGGTGCTGATCAACGAGTTCGGCCAGATCGGCCTGGATGCTGCGCTGTTGACTCAGGACGCCGATGGTATCGCACTGGGGGAAGTGGCCGGGGGCTGTTTGTGTTGCGTCAATGGTGCGCCGTTTCAGATCGGCCTCGGGCGGTTGCTGCGCAAGGCACGACCGGATCGACTGTTCATTGAGCCTTCCGGGCTGGGGCATCCGGCGCAGTTGCTCAAGCAATTAAGTGAGGCTCCATGGCGAGGCGTCCTGGCGGTGCAACCCTGTGTGCTGGTGCTGGATGCCCAGGCGCTCGCGGCCGGAAAACCGCTGCCTGCGGCGCAACAGCACGCGCTGGACAGTGCCGGGTTGCTGTTGCTGAACAAGGCAGAAAGCCTCGACGACAGTGATCGCCAGCGAATCGCCGCACAGTTGCCGACGCGTCCTTTGTATTGGACGCAGCAAGCTGTCTTGCCGTTGAGCGAGTTACCGGGCCTCAAGGCTCAGGCTGTGGCAGGTTTGGATAACTTCATCGTGCCCAAGGGATTGTCGCAGATGCCGGCCATCTGGACCGACCCCACGTTGCCGATTTGCTTGAGTCAGGCGCAAGAGGGCGGCTGGAGCATCGGCTGGCGCTGGCATCCGGGTCAGATATTCGATGCCGTACTAATCGGGAAGTGGCTTGAGCGCCTTGAGTGGCGGCGGGCGAAGCTGGTTATCCACAGTGTCGAGGGGTGGATATCGGCCAACGCATTGGATAACTCGTTACTGGATTGGCAACCCAGCGAATGGCGTCGGGATTCGCGTATCGAGCTGATTTTCAGTGAGCCGCAGGCTGTTGAAGTGCTGCAGGAAGGTCTGGCGGGATGCAGGGTTCAAGCGAACTAG